The Nitrospirota bacterium DNA segment ATTTCGCCCGACGGACAGAAGCGGATGCAATTGACGACAGGACCGGGCGTCGACGATTCACCCTCCTGGTCTCCGGATGGCCGGCATCTGGTGTTCAGTTCGACGTCCGATGGCAAGAGCCACATTTATATGATCAATGCCGATGGGAAGGATATCGAGCGGCTGACCTTTGAGGGGACGCACAATAGCGCCCCTTCCTGGTCCCCGGCATCGTGAGAGGGCCCGTACGATTTCAGCAAGTGAGTACACGCATATCAACGATTGAGATGACTTATATAGAAAGAGGAGAAGGATTTATGAAGAAGACGTTGTGTGCCTGCGGCGTGACGCTCGTGGCGAGCCTGGCGTTGATGAGTATGTCGGGCTGTTCCAAGAAGTCTGTGCAATCGGGCGGTGATTCCCAGGCCACTCAAGGCATGGCAAAGGGAGGAAGTGCAGGAAGTTCAGATAGCTCGAAGTCCGGGGTGGGCAGTTTCCCGGACACGAGTCTTCAGTCCAGTGGGGGAGGACTTCATGGGATCAACAAGAATCCTTCGGAAGAGCGAATCGGTGGCGGTACGTTGTTGGCAAAAGCCGATCCTTCCGGCAGCGACGGGCGGCAAATGGATGAGATCCGTGCCGAGCAAGCGGCTTCGGCCGCAGCAGGCTTGCGAGATGTATTTTTCGGCTACGATAGCTGGACCATTTCCGAGGATGGGCGCCAAGCGCTGGGCCGCGACGCCGAATGGATGAAAAGCAATGCCAGTGCGCAGGTCAAGGTCGAAGGGCATTGCGACGAGCGCGGGACCTCTGCCTACAATCTCGTCCTCGGGGAAAAACGGGCGAAAGCGGCGCGGAATTATCTGGTCGAACTCGGTGTCGGCGCCAATCGTTTGTCCGTGGTGTCGTATGGGAAAGAGCGGCCTTCTTGCAATGAACGTACGGAGGCCTGTTATCAGCAGAACCGGCGCGGACATCTTGCGTTAAAGGCCGGGAAGTAAGCGGTATGCTCGTTGTTGTGATGGGTAGGGCTCCGTTGTCCGTGAAGCAAGTGCAGGGAATTCCTTTATCATAGTGGGTGAAACGATGTGGAACCATTCGGATACAAGGGGAACCTGGACGACGATCAGTCTCATCTGTGCGCTGCTGTCTGCCGGTTGCGTTGCGCAACAAGCGGATCTCAAGCAGACAGAAAAGAGTCTTCAGCGCAGCATCAAGCAGACGAGCGATGAGTCGGCGCAGACCCGTGCACGACAGAGTCAGGAAATTTCGGTGCTTCGGGAGCAGGAGTTGCCGCAGTTGCGTGGTGAATTGGAGCGGGCATTGCATCAGGCCCAGGAGCTCCAGGGTAAGCAGGAGGACTTGAAGCAACGTTCGGCGATACTTGAACAGCAAACCAAGAAATTGGAACACCTGGCGGGGAAACTGGACACAGAGAACGCCAATCGCTATGCGCAGGTTCGCGAAAGCCTGAATGCACAGGATGTGAAGACCAAAGGGGATCGTGACCAGTTCAGGACCGAGATGAACAGCCGCCTCGACGACGTCAATAAGCAGATGGAGATTCTGCGAAAAGAATTGATCGAGGCGGTGCAGAAGACCAACGGCGCACTCATGAAGAATGTGGATGCCCGTCTTGAGGAGCAGCGCAAGGCTGCGGCGGACAGTCAAAACCGCCAGGACCAATTGGCCGCCAAGTTCGCGCAGTTCAGTCAGTCCTTGACGGGGTTCAGGGATTCGTTGACAGGATTGAGCGAGCGGGTTGGTCAAGAAGAGCAGACGAATAAAGCCTCGACTGCCCATATCAACGAGATGAATAAATCCGTGACCAGTCACTTAGGCGAGGTCAATAAGAGCGTTGCGTCTGTTGCGCAGAAGTTCGCAGCTCGTTTCGATGAGCAGGACCGCCGTCTAGATGCCCTCTCCACAGCCGTCGATCAGGCGGCCCAGAACACACATGTGCGTGGAGGAAACAAGGCTGGTGCTCGTCAGCCAGCGTCGAAGACGTCTCCTCGATCGGCGCCGATGCTGTCGTCCGATACCGCAACAGTTGAGCCGGTTGCGCCGTCGGCGGCACTTCCTGTGCAGACCGAGGCGGCGGCATCAACAAGCGAATCCGAGGAGTCGCCGCGTCCACAAGTTAGCCAGAACGTGGAGCATGCCGACAAGCTTGAGTACGAACGGCTGCTGGCCCTCTTTCGTGATGGGAACCTCGATGGAGCCCGGCAGGGATTTGCCGCATTTTTACGTGACTATCCAAGCTCGGATCTCTCTCCCAACGCGCGGTATTGGCTGGGTGAGTCGCATTACGGCAAGAAGGATTATCGGCAGGCGATCGATTCGTACGATCGTGTCGAGCTGGATTTTCCCCAGAGCGAGAAAGTCCCGGCAGCGATTTTGAAGAAGGGCTATGCGTACTTGGCGATGAAAGATAAGAAGCGCGCCTCTTCGGCCTTCAAACAGGTGGTGACGTTGTATCCACGGAGTCCGGAGGCAGGTAAAGCGTCCGATAAACTATCCCAGTTGAAGGAGTCGCGATAACCGTGATGCGCAAGAACATACAGTGTGTAGGGTTGGTGGTGATGCTGTGGCTCGGTGGCTGTGCGAAACATGCTGACTTTGTCGAGTTACGTGATAATTTGTCGACGGTGTCGAAGTCGCAAGATCAGGATCAAAAACGGTTGGATGCTCTGCAACGACGGTTGGAGTCGCTGGAACGGGTGAAGGATAGCGAATCGGGCAAGTCGAAGGGCGATCCGAAAATCGATGAGTTGTCTGCGCGGGTCCAAAAGTTAGAAAGCCGGATGGCTGCCAAACCAGAGGAGATACCGAGTGCACCGGCTGCGCCCAAGATGGAACCGGCTCCAGGAGAGCCGGTCCGTCCCTCCAAACCGCAGAAGCCCGCGTCGGCATCGGATGTGCCGACGATGATGCCCGGTGTCCCGACGATTACCCCGACGTCGGCGTTCAATCTGGCGTACAACGATTATCTCAATGGGAAATACGATCTTGCCGTGGCGGGCTTTCAGCGATTTGTGAAAGACTTCCCCGGCACGTCGCTGACGCCGAACGGTTATTACTGGCTGGGCGAGTCGTCCTATCAGCAGAAAGACTATGTGCGCGCGATCCAAGCATTCGAGTATCTTACGACAGAGTTTCCGGGCAATGAGAAGGTGCCGGCAGCGCTCTTTAAGTCGGGACTTGCGGCGGGCGAGACCGGAGATCTCGTGAAATCGAAGAAGCATCTCAAACGCGTCATCGAAGAGTTTCCTACGTCGGACGAGGCGAAGTTGGCCAAGAGCAAGCTCGCAGAAATTCGATGACCGGACGGTTCTCAAAACCGTTCGCCGGCGCTCCCTTGTTGCCGGCGTCCCCTGGAGCCTAGCCCCATGCCCGCGGCCAGTTGCACCGCTAAAATCCAGGTTCTTCCAGACGATGTAATCAGCCGCATTGCGGCCGGCGAGGTCGTCGAGCGCCCTGCCGCCGTCGTCAAAGAGCTGCTGGAGAATAGTCTCGATGCCGGCGGCCTGCATATCACGATCGATGTGAAAGATGGCGGACTTGCCCTCATTCGTGTGACGGATGACGGAGAGGGCATCAGCCGTGCGGACCTTCCCCGTGCCTTCGAGCGGCATGCCACCAGCAAGCTCCGGTCAGATCGGGATCTGGCTACGGTGACGACGATGGGCTTTCGCGGCGAGGCCCTTCCGAGCATCGCGTCCGTGTCTCACGTGCTGGTGACGACGTCGACTAGGCAGGATACGGTGGGCGCACAGCTCACCCTGATCGCAGGCGCGGGCAGCGCAATTCTCGACGCGCCTGCCGTACCTGGCACCAGGATCGAAGTTTCCAACCTGTTTTTCAATCAACCGGCGAGAAAGAAGTTCCTCAAGACGACCACAACTGAGTTTTCCCATATCAATCATGTCGTGCAGCTCGCAGGTCTGGCCTGGCCGTCGGTGCACTTTCGTCTCACCCATAACGGCCAAGAGATCCTCAATTACCCCGCGGTGGCGTCGGATCGGGATCGAATCCTCCAAGTCTATCGCCCGGCGTTTCTTGACCGAACCATTGAGGTGAGGGGCCGGGCAGGGGGCCTCGCGATTCGCGGCGTCATGGTCGATCCTGTTCATGCACGGTCCTCGAAGATGCCGCAGGAATTGTTTGTGAACCGGCGTCCGGTCCGTAACGCAACCGTCTTTCATGCGGTCATGGACGGGTATGGATCGTTTCTTCCCAAGGGATCACACCCGACGTTCGTCCTCTTTTTGGATATCGAGCCGGATCGACTGGATGTCAACGTACATCCCACGAAAAAGGAAGTCCGTTTTGCGGACACAGAATCGCTCCATCAGTTGGTGCGCCAGTCCATCCGTCACGCACTCGGGGGGGCCGAACGGACGGCCATAGTGGGTCTCACGCCGACAGGGCAGTCGGAGAAGGCCACGGAGTTCGTTTCCACGGTCGGGCGAGAAACTCCCTCCTTTCAGGGTTCTCATCAGGCGGCATCGCTATCAAGCGCTACGCTGGATTTTAGAACTCCTTCGAATGACGCGGTCCCTCGATCAGGCAGCATTGAGGGCAGTCAGTTGGCGTTCGCCCATGAGTCAGTGGCCGATTATCAGCGGACAGGGAAACCTCATATCGTCCCGTTTGGGCAAATTCGTCAGACCTATCTCGTGGCGCAGGTGGGCGAAGAACTCCAAGTGATCGATCAACATACGGCGCACGAGCGGGTCCTTTTTCAACGGCTGTGGCGGGGCTGGCAAAGCCGGAACATTCCGTCGCAGCCGCTCTTGATTCCGGAGCCGATTGAGCTGTCAGCCATCCAGAGCACGTTGTTACTGAAGCGGGGTGATGACCTGGAGAAGCTCGGCCTCTTGATTGAGCCGTTTGGTGCCACGGCTGTGGCGATTCGCGGCGTGCCGGTTGGCCTTGGCAAGGTGGATGTGCCGGCATTGGTGCAGGATCTGCTCGACGATGTGACCGAATGGGACAAGGCTCCGTCGTTGGACTTGCGAGTACAGCCCGTGCTGGCGTCTCTCGCCTGTCATGGGGCGGTGCGGGCCGGACGAACCATGGCGCTTCCCGAGATTCAACAGTTGATTCAGGATTGGATGGAAGAGGGCTTGATCACGACGTGCCCGCATGGGCGCCGCACCGCGTTTCGCCTTTCGACCGATGAACTCGCCAAGTTGTTCGGTCGGGTCGGATGGACATGATGGCTACTCCGACTCGGGCGATACATCGGCTGTCTGACATACAGGTCTGGTGTAAGCCTGTGGTTGTGATTCTTGGACCGACGGCTGTGGGGAAGAGCCGTGTTGCGGTCGAGGTCGCGAAGGCGTTCGAGACGGAGGTGCTCACGGCAGATTCCCGGCAAGTCTATCGCGGGATGGATATCGGGACGGACAAACCGGCTCAGGAGGAGCGCCAGGAGGTTCCTCACCGTCTGATCGATCTCGTCAATCCCGATGAACCGTTTAATGCAGGACTGTATCGCGGTCAGGCGGTCGATGAGATAGATCGTCTCTATCGGGATCACCGTCTTCCCTTAGTGGTGGGTGGCACAGGGCTCTACGTGCGGACCCTTCTCAAGGGCTTGTGCGATGCTCCACCGGCCGATCCAATGCTGCGGGCGGCCTTGAGGCAGGAGGCAAAGGAGCAGGGGCTCGATC contains these protein-coding regions:
- the ybgF gene encoding tol-pal system protein YbgF; the protein is MRKNIQCVGLVVMLWLGGCAKHADFVELRDNLSTVSKSQDQDQKRLDALQRRLESLERVKDSESGKSKGDPKIDELSARVQKLESRMAAKPEEIPSAPAAPKMEPAPGEPVRPSKPQKPASASDVPTMMPGVPTITPTSAFNLAYNDYLNGKYDLAVAGFQRFVKDFPGTSLTPNGYYWLGESSYQQKDYVRAIQAFEYLTTEFPGNEKVPAALFKSGLAAGETGDLVKSKKHLKRVIEEFPTSDEAKLAKSKLAEIR
- the pal gene encoding peptidoglycan-associated lipoprotein Pal, coding for MKKTLCACGVTLVASLALMSMSGCSKKSVQSGGDSQATQGMAKGGSAGSSDSSKSGVGSFPDTSLQSSGGGLHGINKNPSEERIGGGTLLAKADPSGSDGRQMDEIRAEQAASAAAGLRDVFFGYDSWTISEDGRQALGRDAEWMKSNASAQVKVEGHCDERGTSAYNLVLGEKRAKAARNYLVELGVGANRLSVVSYGKERPSCNERTEACYQQNRRGHLALKAGK
- the ybgF gene encoding tol-pal system protein YbgF, which encodes MWNHSDTRGTWTTISLICALLSAGCVAQQADLKQTEKSLQRSIKQTSDESAQTRARQSQEISVLREQELPQLRGELERALHQAQELQGKQEDLKQRSAILEQQTKKLEHLAGKLDTENANRYAQVRESLNAQDVKTKGDRDQFRTEMNSRLDDVNKQMEILRKELIEAVQKTNGALMKNVDARLEEQRKAAADSQNRQDQLAAKFAQFSQSLTGFRDSLTGLSERVGQEEQTNKASTAHINEMNKSVTSHLGEVNKSVASVAQKFAARFDEQDRRLDALSTAVDQAAQNTHVRGGNKAGARQPASKTSPRSAPMLSSDTATVEPVAPSAALPVQTEAAASTSESEESPRPQVSQNVEHADKLEYERLLALFRDGNLDGARQGFAAFLRDYPSSDLSPNARYWLGESHYGKKDYRQAIDSYDRVELDFPQSEKVPAAILKKGYAYLAMKDKKRASSAFKQVVTLYPRSPEAGKASDKLSQLKESR
- the mutL gene encoding DNA mismatch repair endonuclease MutL, which codes for MPAASCTAKIQVLPDDVISRIAAGEVVERPAAVVKELLENSLDAGGLHITIDVKDGGLALIRVTDDGEGISRADLPRAFERHATSKLRSDRDLATVTTMGFRGEALPSIASVSHVLVTTSTRQDTVGAQLTLIAGAGSAILDAPAVPGTRIEVSNLFFNQPARKKFLKTTTTEFSHINHVVQLAGLAWPSVHFRLTHNGQEILNYPAVASDRDRILQVYRPAFLDRTIEVRGRAGGLAIRGVMVDPVHARSSKMPQELFVNRRPVRNATVFHAVMDGYGSFLPKGSHPTFVLFLDIEPDRLDVNVHPTKKEVRFADTESLHQLVRQSIRHALGGAERTAIVGLTPTGQSEKATEFVSTVGRETPSFQGSHQAASLSSATLDFRTPSNDAVPRSGSIEGSQLAFAHESVADYQRTGKPHIVPFGQIRQTYLVAQVGEELQVIDQHTAHERVLFQRLWRGWQSRNIPSQPLLIPEPIELSAIQSTLLLKRGDDLEKLGLLIEPFGATAVAIRGVPVGLGKVDVPALVQDLLDDVTEWDKAPSLDLRVQPVLASLACHGAVRAGRTMALPEIQQLIQDWMEEGLITTCPHGRRTAFRLSTDELAKLFGRVGWT